ATAAGTGAATTCCATAGGAAGACTGTTAATGGACTGACCAAAATAGCCATAAACACTAACAACGGAATGCTGATTAAGAGAGCTATCGCAGTAGCAGAGACATACCATCGCCAGTATGACAATCCTGATTGTTGCGGGAAGGGAGAAGGATCCATGTACACCTCGTAGTAAGGCTTAAAGCTACTTCATAATGGTCTATCTGCTAGAAAAACTCAACCATACGTAAAACCTAACACTTCTTTACAATAATCTGGATGTCAGCTAGCGTACTTCCGGATTTTTTCCAATCCATAATTTAAGCCGCATAACGCAAAGTTCACCTGCTGTGGGTTGATTTTGCTGAAAACAGTTTAGCATTGCCAGTCAGGTGCGACGACGGGTTAGGCTGGGCTAATGAGGAAGTTTTTCTAAAGATTTAATTCAGAACGACTGCCCACGAAACTATTTGGAAAGCCGATCGAACTTTGTATCACACAAATGAGGGAGGAAATGAACGATCACTCTCAACTACCACGATCGCTGCTTTCGCAGACGGGTTTCTGGGCCAATGAGCTGATCGCTTTTGCAACACCCCGTGAGGTGCCTACAGTCTGCCAGATGAACAAACTTGTAGGGCACCTCAGCTTCATCGTTACCGTTATCGCAGCCGTTCGCGGCTGAGGATGCTGATGTATTGTCCGTCCGAATGCACGATCTTCATCGGTTGACTCCAATGAATCCTGTCTGCGATTCGATGGGCATGGAATTGATTAATTGTGTCCTGCACGAACTCCTTGTGACCGATTAAGTGGATCTGTAAGCGTTGTTTCTCAGGTTGAACTGTGCGATCGCTCCGATCGCTAGAACCGTTTGCCATAATGTGAGCTTCTCCTGTTTGTAGTGAATCTCATCCCTACTGCAATCTTGCTCCCTTCGCCTGCGTGTGGGAGAAGGGCCGGGAATGAGGGCGAAGAAAGCCCAAAAATTTAGAGCCACCCCGTTTGACATCACAAACAAGAGTGGCTCGATCGAATGTTAAAATTCTCAACAAGCCTCCTTGCTGGCGCTACAGCGAGGGGGAATAGCTACCCGGAGTTGCTCCAACAACAAAGGGTAGTGCCCTAAATTTTCAGGATCCCAGCGGCCCCGCGCTTCATACCGTACCGTCAATCGTAAGCCCAACTGAAAGAAGGATGTCCACGGAACCGCTATGAAAAGCTAGATTACGAATAAAGCAAGCCCCTGTCAATCCGTATTTACAAAACCATTACAGGTAACATTTGCTACCTACCCAGCCCCACTAGCGCCCCAGCCGATTCGGAATCCCCTCACAGCCCCCCGGCACCGTCGCCCGCGTCTTCGAGCCGCCCCAAGAACACACATAAATCCGCTGATCCTCCGACATATCCTCCACATTCGTAAAATCAGCATTCTCCACCACAGCCCCCGTTTGCGCCCCCGTCTTATAATCCGGCGGTTCCGTACGGCTGCGCGGCGTCGCCGTTTCCAGCTTGCCGTAGAACAACCGCGCGCTATTAATATCCGCCGCTTCCAAATTCGCACCCACCAAAATCGTCCGCGCCAAATTCGCCTTCACCAACTCACAATTGCGCAAATCCGCCCGAATCAAATTGGCATCACTCAAATCCACCCAGCGCAAATCCGTATTCTTCAAATCCGCCCCCGCCAACATCACCCCCAAATCAATCACCCGCACCCCATGCAGCCGATCCTCCGCATAGCCGCCCTGCCCATCCAAAATCGGACGCCCCAACCGCTGATCTCGCTTCAACGGCGACAGCAACCGCGCCCGTGACAAAAACCGCAAAATCTTCGCCTTCCCCAACGCATCCACACTGCTGAAGATCGACGCCGTACGCCCCTCCGCGATCGCCCGTTCCTGGGGCCAATCCTCCAGCAACCCCTCTTCATCCAACACCAAATCCGAAATCCCTTGGAAATAGGTATCGATCGTTTGTTGCTGCGTAATGTTATTTTGCTGAATCGTCAGATCCTTCGAAATCACATACTGCCGCCAAGCGATATACACCGCCAACACCGCAATCAAAATCTGACCCAACGCC
The window above is part of the Alkalinema sp. FACHB-956 genome. Proteins encoded here:
- a CDS encoding pentapeptide repeat-containing protein — its product is MTVDPKPPAKPNLETSTASQSIVPVSRSVDSGPKVNAAAALTLIAIAIILIGFFLGNTWLLLIGSLVALGLSLQVFYPTIQPAVEDLFTTKDGAILLASFGLGLGLLGLLSVIGASRWLSEQLADANWDAIGALGEVFGALGQILIAVLAVYIAWRQYVISKDLTIQQNNITQQQTIDTYFQGISDLVLDEEGLLEDWPQERAIAEGRTASIFSSVDALGKAKILRFLSRARLLSPLKRDQRLGRPILDGQGGYAEDRLHGVRVIDLGVMLAGADLKNTDLRWVDLSDANLIRADLRNCELVKANLARTILVGANLEAADINSARLFYGKLETATPRSRTEPPDYKTGAQTGAVVENADFTNVEDMSEDQRIYVCSWGGSKTRATVPGGCEGIPNRLGR